The nucleotide window acaatatttttaagtaggtaactatagtttaaaatatatatagtgAATGACatcaacaatattatatctTTGTAGTACATATAAAAAAGCTCATAgtgtaaaaatatgtacatacattgaaaataaaatcaagaaCAACTAAAAAGCTCATTTAATTGCCATTTTAGGTCAGTTTTTGCGACTTGACAAGTGGCTGATAACCTATCTGAATgttaaaatgacagcaaatatatgaatacaATTCTTAAAATTCCACCTGTTACGCTAATTGACACTTATTCAGTAGTGTGAAAGTGCTTATTAATTCTTATTATACCTTACCATACCTTTTTAATTTATCCAGAATCTATAAGTAAAAAGGGATATTGTATCCTATTGAAAAGGTAGGCCTATGTTAGAGGAGATGAACACGGGCCAAGCATGGACCAAGCATGGGCCGAGCATGGGCCGAGCATGGGCCGACCACGGGCCAAGCACGAGCCTAAGAAACCTAAGGAACTTACAACAAGTGTAGTAATTGCTTCAAGTCGGTTCTGTTGTTCGATAtatactgccgaaccgaatgtgAGTGTAGCAAGTCATTGCAATTTACGTTAGAGCAGTCTGTACCCGGCTTAGCACGGTCCACACTATATCCGGCCTATATATGTATCCGGCCCATCTACCATAGACCCACTTTAATAAATGCGacaattattatgtttgtaccAACGTTTTCTGTAAAGTTACACTGTTTAAGGCTTCCACTACGACAACACAGCTGAAATACTTTCCTACCAAACATCGTTCGACTTAATTTAAAACACGATTTGCATAAGTAATAGATAAAAATGATGAATTCAATAACTGCTTGatttttcgatatttttcttttacgaaaattaaacatttgtcttgtaaaagggtttttttttaacaaaatataagcaAATGCATTGCagtagagtatttttttaatccattacagtcccactgctgggcaagggttccCTCTCAAACGTAGGAAGGTttagcccttgagtccaccacgcaggccaagtgcgggttgggggcAATAGGTATGTTgactaattttcatttttaacccCAACTGGTTGttggtaataaaatatcatacgcgtatttttctttttagccGACCATAAAAAAGGacgaggttctcaattcgactgtattttctttttgtaataaagtatgtaataaCGGCAATACATTAAAGAAAACACGTGAACTCCACTTTTGCACTTATTTACTGTGAGCACAGattatattgtgcaatattttggACAGTACGACATCAAATTAGGATCAATAGTGTGATAAAATAGAACCGTAGAACTGttactgtagcacgattctctacagtcggtactgtcgagacTAGAAagtttaacatacaaaatagttcccacggcgcccgttagaggcgctgatcagattttcatacaaaattactagtTACTAGCCTTTTGTCGCTGGTCGATAGTATTataaaatcgagctactgaataCAAGAAAATTTCATTGAATACCATGAATTCACTAacgtcaatctgggtaactttgagtcatttgggtaacattgacagtgggaatatgaactagtttcgattattttttcatatgaaaccaacacaattgataaaagtttattttagttttgcaaactttgtCAATGTTACcaaaatgattcaaagttacccagatttACTGtactatatttatctattactcAAATCGAATAAACAGACACACAATCTATTACCTCGCATTAGCTTTGTACTGGTCGTAGATTTCTTGGAACATTGTCCTACAGTTCATTTTGACTTTAAGTTTTGAACATAATAGGAACACTCCGGAGAGTTTTCTATGTAAAGAGTATATTTCTTCTGGAGGGGGGCAGAGTCTGTGGGTCAAAATGGTGGGGACGAGAGCCTGGATCCTCCTGGTCGTCTGCTGGGTACCGAAGTCGAATTCCCCGGAGCCGCTGGTGAAGACTTCGCCCATGATCATCACTGTGTCCACGTGAGTCTCTTCCATTATCTgaagaattaataatttttagttaTATATGTGATGTGATTGAAAATacataaagcaaataaaaaaaattgtagatctcatttttgtttcagaattcgaacccaaggcaataGTGCAGTGATGAACTAGTGTATTGCgctaatttgtaattttatggGCTATAATGTTCctattttagaatatattttttacagagcGAAAGGTACATTGAACAAAGAAGAATTGAATATAGATGAAGGTACATTATATAGAATATAGATGGATATAAAAATAcgtcaatattaattaataatatattaattcattattatgaTAGTCTTTAAATGGTGGCAGTTGATTTAAATAAGCAGTACCTTAGACTCGTATCCGGTGAGGAACTTCATGTCGCGCGACATGTGCAGTATGGTGTCTCTGTCGCCGCGCGAAGCCGCGTGGATGATCTCGATGTACTGGTCCATGAACTCCTTGGAGTACTCCCGAGTCGCGCCGAAGTCTAGCAGGATCACCtgtaaaattacaaatgaaGTCAAATAGTAAAAAAGGAAATGGTCTATAGTCTAACTTGAAGCCTTTGTCCATcaaagacttttcgaagttattatgttaaaaacttGTTCTATGGCCAAACCTTTCCTCATGCCGAGAAGAGAGATATATTCCATTTTACAAGTAACATCCAACTCATATTTTGTGGGACACCATCGTTAAACTATTACGCAAGTAGTAGTTTCTGTAATCTAATTGCATCAAATTCAGATCCAAAATTTCATTTATGTTGTAAACTTcgcacaaattatttaaagtagttgttaacaacagccgcgcggatcaatcCCTGAGGTAAAACTACACTTACTTGGGTTGTTCTGTGGacgggtgaccatcttatacatatcgagctcCCCCGTTTTTCGCAAGGAACGTTAAATTATGGATCtcggctgttattttcaaagatctttgacagagTCTTAgtaaagggtatcgtgttattacccaggtaactgggttgtggaggtccgataggcagacgctccatgtaaaatactggtatcctaATCAGCTGCAtctgatgagactggaagccgactccaacatagttggctaggcttatattttttctaccGTTTTGACATAGAGCTTGTTCCTTATAGGAAGAAACGGGAtctatatatattaatatatctcACTTGTTTAGTGTTGGGGTTGTAGAAGAAGTTGGCCCAGTTGGGGTCAGTCTGCATGCAGCGCAGCACGAACATCTCTCTCAGACATAGCTGCATGATTTTATGTGCGATGTCTGACTTGATCTCGTAAGGGGCGTCGAAGAACTTGTCTAGAGGCACGCCGTCTATCAGTTCGGTTGTTATCACCTCCTGAGCGCAGAGTTCGTCtggaaaatataatttgttatattattatctgaagTTAGATTAACGTAGTTCTGTGGTCTAGACAGAAGTGTATATTggttaaaaactaaattgaaatcactgcatccgttcgaaAGTTATGATGCCAGAGACCGaaagacacacagacagacacgtcaaacttatagcACCACTTTTTACCACGTCGTGGGTTAAAAATTTGCAAGGGAAAGTTTAATTATAGGGCGGCGTGCGGTACGTAGCTAAGCTGGAATGTTAAAACCGCATTTCATAGGAGTTAACTCTCattcattcaatttaaattgatttattgtcAGCTTCATCGCCGCGTCTCCACAGGTTGGGAATAAAAGAGgtaaaactgtatttttctcaCTATACATATGTCTGTAATTCATTGTTGAAGTGATTCagttgtatgtgtaaagagcttgttcATTTGttaaagattgtgacttatgccggctccacattattgccgtgaagctccgtgaacagacgcgaacgtgaatgtggacggttttcacggggtccacgcgcgttcacgcctgttccccgatcagagtcggtattaagtcccgtgacaaagggttcgcgcggcgttcacgcatacacatacacattcacggcgccggcgcagtttactctggactatttctttaatttatccGGTTACGATGTATTTCTGTCATCCACCATCTTCTTTTCAAACGTTTTCTGAgtaactttcttgtttttgacatctatatagtggtatagggacacagcaaataaagttatcgtagcagcagcttctacgtccatttcgcggagggcttcgaactattgtgagcattccgtgaatgtggagggcatggagtcggtccgtgaattcacggcgagaatacgcgcgtgaattcacggcaataatgtggagccggcataatattaatatactagcttttgctcgcGATTTCgcccgcgtggtttgtgacttaagacagaattttcatacagactttcatcccctattttatacctttaggggtagaatttatcaaaatcctttcttagcggatgcctgcATGCcgaatttcagctcgatccgtccagtggtttgggctgtgcgttgatagatcactatgtcagtcaatcagtcaatcagtcactcagtcagacacctttgagttttatatatatagattcctatgtataaattttattatttgcttccATTTCTAATATTCCTAAACATATATACTTGTAGCCATTGTGACTGACCTACGACATCCGGCACGAAATACTCGGGGAAGGGTTGGAGCATCGTCTTGAACTTCTTAGTGCACTCGGCCTCGCGCAGGTAGTCCACCTCCCACGCCAGCTCCTTCTTAGCCACCTCCACCACGTTGTCTATGAACATACCCTTGGGGAATATGTTCCATACCTgcaaagaaatatatatttcgtaaacttcgtacaaagtatttgaaatcataaataaatatcattggacatctcacacgatcatttgattccaaactaagaagagcttgtactatgttaGTCAAATAtctgataaacgtacttatatatttctaaatacttaatttatacttaaaatagtCATATCATAttggcatttttttttaaattactattattcttttattagaAATCTAATCCAcgacaatataaaaaatagatgtacaattgtacatagtAGAAATAATTGAGTTTTTCTTAAGTTTCGTATTCAaacagaaattattattattattaagagaaAACTATACGTGTGTCTGCCTGTCACCGCGCGGTTCAAAAACCAATACTacaaacagaataaaattaatatttagatgGCTTCCATGCAAACACTGCTTGCGCGAGTTCGGCCAATAATATATTGCCcaacccaggaatcgaacccgagacctcaagaccagcagtcagatacgcttCCGACTgagccacagaggcagtcataatCCTTACACAAAAGAATTATTCATAACAAGTGTCACTAGCTTACCTTCATAACGCCTACAAGATTGTCAATGTCACTGTTGATGCCTTTAGCCACGCCCGGGTACTGAACCTTGACCGCCACTTCCTGACCGTTGTGTAGTGTCGCCAAGTGCACTTGTcctgtttacaaacatacaaattttatgTTACTGTACCAAGCTACAACTAAAGGTCAGTTTCTCAATCAAAAGAAACAGCCTAAGTAAAAATCACTGTAAAATTTATCGAACAAATTTGATTGTATATTTCACTTacttatagtccgacaacttagaagagatccttgtatgcaaggttcacggGTGGCGGGGATATACACAATTTAAAATAGAGTAGTTAACTACCATTTAAATTACCTATAGTGTAAGAGCGCGTGGACCCCAGATCTACGTTATTTTATAAGGCTATACGGCGTTATTGGTAACGGTACTTAAGATGCGTAAAATACCGATCTAAACagcaataacttttttattttgtaataaatttaacccattaatgtcccactgctgggcaagggtctccacccgtaatgtgggaggggttaggccttgagtccaccactctggccaagtgcgggttggggacttagcatgccctcaataaatgtattaaacaaattttaaagcatgcaaggtttcctcactaTATTTTCCTTAACCGTTGGAGCATGATGTATGGATATTTAGAAGCTCCTTTTAAATCTAACAGGATTTTCGTAACACACACCATTCACATCTCGCTAGCTTACAAAAAATCAGTTCCATACCTATAGAAGCAGCTGCAAAAGGCTTCTCCTCAAAGCTGGCGACCCTGGTCCTCCAGTCGGGGCCGAGCTGTGCCGTCATCACTTGCTCCACCTGCCATGAAGGCATGAAGTCGGCCGACTGCCTCACGCGCTCAAATATACGCTGCAACTCCGGCGATATCAGCGCGTCGTCTTGTATACTTAGCAGCTGGCCCAGTTTTAATGCAGCTCCTGGAAGTAGcaaataaacatattgattTTAATGGAATGAAATAGAAGAGTGAGGTTTGCGAAGACTATGTCTaggatagagcgaagtggaggagaaaaataagaaaagctgACATCGCTACCATGTGAAATTCATAGCATGGATGACAGAGAAGAATAAAAACCGActaaattgtacttttatatatttattattatttttatggcgATATTTGTTATAGCGTAACATTGATCATATCGTCATGTTTGTAGAGACAATTTGCTTTCAAGAATAACTGtcaagattataataataatatatcataatactCGTTCCCAGTAGAATTAAACTATTCCGATAGTCACTAtgtaatacattgttttattcgTAACATTATGGTGAATAATGTGAATATaagttacgtcaaagcagcaatgtatcgCATAGTTCTGCAGGCACCTTATTGAAAACCTTGTATTCCTCTGCCACACCAACTTGCATTCAAGACACACTACTATTCTTGAATTATAGAACAATATAATTACCTCTGACTTTACAAAGCGTATCCACAATCCGTTCAGCGTTCGCCGGCGACATGAAAGCATTGGCAGACTCGTCCACTTTCCCAGTGACGGACGATATGGTGTTCCTCGCGTACTGGGCGACGGTGCCCACGCCCAGCCCGGCTGCCAGCGAGCCAAAGGAGATCATCCGACCGATGCGAGATGAAGGAACCACGCGCGCCTTGGAATTTTCGCTAAGCTGGAATATTAAGAATGAAATTTAGCACTCGTAACCGGTagtgtatgataagatgtatggatgtgaatgaggcatgggaagtttgtaaagatcgtaccaagtgacgcgTGGCGTTCTCTGCCTATTCCTATGGGTGGAaggtgttattttatgtatgtagctgTGTCATATTTCTGGATAGCATTTATTATGAAGAAGATAGCATTGCAATTTTATAGGCGTTTTTTGCCTTAAGAGCAATTGATTTTCATATTAATGGCTACGAATGAAAGTAAGCActaatttaatacatatatacgtatataaaatcacgtcaAGAGAGAATCTTAAAATCTTAAGAATCTTTtgcgttaaaaatattatagtacgtcatttaatttattacacttCGT belongs to Anticarsia gemmatalis isolate Benzon Research Colony breed Stoneville strain chromosome Z, ilAntGemm2 primary, whole genome shotgun sequence and includes:
- the Coq8 gene encoding ubiquinone biosynthesis protein COQ8, mitochondrial isoform X2 encodes the protein MDQELQDEIEELNREFNRTFETLNKVQADPQVVAPLEDLREKVKESVVKVQPVPQVREEPPVVVRQPEPSAMPSAPPVPKPVAKKKIRVALSENSKARVVPSSRIGRMISFGSLAAGLGVGTVAQYARNTISSVTGKVDESANAFMSPANAERIVDTLCKVRGAALKLGQLLSIQDDALISPELQRIFERVRQSADFMPSWQVEQVMTAQLGPDWRTRVASFEEKPFAAASIGQVHLATLHNGQEVAVKVQYPGVAKGINSDIDNLVGVMKVWNIFPKGMFIDNVVEVAKKELAWEVDYLREAECTKKFKTMLQPFPEYFVPDVVDELCAQEVITTELIDGVPLDKFFDAPYEIKSDIAHKIMQLCLREMFVLRCMQTDPNWANFFYNPNTKQVILLDFGATREYSKEFMDQYIEIIHAASRGDRDTILHMSRDMKFLTGYESKIMEETHVDTVMIMGEVFTSGSGEFDFGTQQTTRRIQALVPTILTHRLCPPPEEIYSLHRKLSGVFLLCSKLKVKMNCRTMFQEIYDQYKANAR
- the Coq8 gene encoding ubiquinone biosynthesis protein COQ8, mitochondrial isoform X1, giving the protein MSHINDLIGVLRGLRLVVEAGVKTQQEATSIIWNNSSFKPLLQSCPTNPIAFNPNPTLAKEFMERALVVAHGFRQYAIMQVPNYNTDAARPEMDQELQDEIEELNREFNRTFETLNKVQADPQVVAPLEDLREKVKESVVKVQPVPQVREEPPVVVRQPEPSAMPSAPPVPKPVAKKKIRVALSENSKARVVPSSRIGRMISFGSLAAGLGVGTVAQYARNTISSVTGKVDESANAFMSPANAERIVDTLCKVRGAALKLGQLLSIQDDALISPELQRIFERVRQSADFMPSWQVEQVMTAQLGPDWRTRVASFEEKPFAAASIGQVHLATLHNGQEVAVKVQYPGVAKGINSDIDNLVGVMKVWNIFPKGMFIDNVVEVAKKELAWEVDYLREAECTKKFKTMLQPFPEYFVPDVVDELCAQEVITTELIDGVPLDKFFDAPYEIKSDIAHKIMQLCLREMFVLRCMQTDPNWANFFYNPNTKQVILLDFGATREYSKEFMDQYIEIIHAASRGDRDTILHMSRDMKFLTGYESKIMEETHVDTVMIMGEVFTSGSGEFDFGTQQTTRRIQALVPTILTHRLCPPPEEIYSLHRKLSGVFLLCSKLKVKMNCRTMFQEIYDQYKANAR